In one window of bacterium DNA:
- a CDS encoding efflux RND transporter permease subunit: MRPERGSSLWQRWTDRAVRHRRLTLALVLATTFFFSYALIRLRVSSEITDFLRTDTARVVRTLRDRFEIGAYHGMIFESQSGKSLFEPSMLREAFRILQEIKKRHKVTTMSPLDAIDEGLRRTRKISLSEVDDYATVAHAILALSGPKTVFDLERVSRRFLSNPEAIDFYAKLNVASAVAPLRAFAGARTEFPIPDVRAMAVYMRLDPSYPPAEQKRILADIRHLTEVTSPPDFKVYHHSEVLSSYDVDAHARANALWMALILCLVDASLLWGLFRSGREVGLTLFILVTACLWSFGAAALLGIKISFLHLIALPILLGTGIDDSIVFGWRLAEERRSKGLKEAIQATQRATGRGIFLTTFTTFLAFLSGVLTSSAEALRGFYLLVALSMAVVFLLTVILQEPMRAEASRGGPSQGLPGSRPPANRLLDGLSRFATAAVVRRPRETLAAGLLLLLLSGVGILHLKPEFDRRVFLKRTMPTFEADRIQDRYFGREISGYLLLEGEVENPALLEKMKRLKERMRDYPIVQKVLGEPDVESVDDLIRKMGLSVPPAVPVREIFDRITESGDTANYVLNETYQEAAKHLVRKTGDRYDALAMEFVIQERGGEEIRQFLKSLERDLHELGFKEVPGIRVSLGGGAIAYRIDEGAYFRSFIYSFLVSVVINFLVLWLFWKNIWTALLAMIPVLFSVALTMGVMPLVGLNLNVLNLCIGVIVVGLGVDYPIHVIERFHEELERAGPDGRLRAVETAMNRMGPSLWAAALTTIVGFSAACVLALPIAENFGLLTGFAILVAYLASIFLLPSLLRSTRLKDPGRNDLGLRNFLREKERLV, encoded by the coding sequence ATGAGACCGGAACGCGGATCGTCCCTTTGGCAACGCTGGACCGACCGAGCCGTTCGCCACCGCCGTCTGACCCTGGCCTTGGTCCTCGCGACGACCTTCTTTTTCTCCTACGCCCTGATCCGCCTGCGGGTGAGCTCCGAGATCACCGACTTCCTCAGAACGGACACCGCCCGGGTGGTCCGAACGCTCCGCGACCGGTTCGAGATCGGCGCCTACCACGGCATGATCTTCGAATCCCAGTCGGGGAAAAGCCTTTTCGAGCCGTCGATGCTCCGGGAGGCCTTTCGCATCCTTCAGGAGATCAAGAAGCGTCACAAGGTGACGACCATGAGCCCCCTCGACGCGATCGACGAGGGACTCCGAAGGACGAGGAAGATCTCCCTTTCCGAGGTCGACGACTACGCCACGGTCGCCCACGCGATCCTCGCCCTCTCCGGTCCGAAGACGGTCTTCGACCTGGAGAGGGTGAGCCGAAGGTTCCTCTCCAACCCTGAGGCGATCGATTTCTACGCCAAACTCAATGTCGCGTCGGCGGTCGCTCCGCTCCGCGCCTTCGCAGGCGCGAGGACGGAGTTCCCGATCCCCGACGTGAGGGCAATGGCCGTCTATATGAGACTGGATCCCTCGTACCCGCCCGCGGAGCAGAAGCGGATCCTCGCGGATATCCGCCATCTGACGGAGGTCACGAGCCCGCCCGATTTCAAGGTTTATCACCACTCGGAGGTGCTCTCGTCCTACGACGTCGACGCCCACGCCCGCGCCAACGCGTTGTGGATGGCCTTGATCCTTTGTCTCGTCGACGCTTCCCTCCTTTGGGGGCTCTTCCGGAGCGGCCGCGAGGTCGGACTCACGCTGTTCATCCTCGTCACCGCGTGTCTGTGGAGTTTCGGAGCAGCCGCCCTCCTCGGGATCAAGATCTCCTTCCTCCACCTGATCGCCCTCCCGATCCTGCTGGGCACCGGCATCGACGACAGCATCGTCTTCGGGTGGCGGCTCGCCGAGGAGCGCCGTTCCAAGGGCCTGAAGGAGGCGATCCAAGCCACGCAGCGGGCGACCGGAAGGGGGATCTTCCTGACGACCTTCACGACCTTTCTGGCCTTCCTGTCCGGGGTGCTGACCTCCTCCGCGGAGGCCCTTCGCGGCTTCTATTTGCTGGTCGCCCTGTCCATGGCCGTCGTCTTCCTCCTGACGGTCATCCTGCAGGAACCGATGAGGGCCGAGGCGTCCCGCGGCGGGCCGTCGCAAGGGCTTCCCGGCTCGCGTCCTCCCGCCAACCGTCTCCTCGACGGACTAAGCCGTTTCGCCACCGCCGCCGTCGTACGTCGGCCCCGAGAGACATTGGCCGCCGGTCTCCTGCTTCTCCTCCTCTCCGGAGTCGGCATCCTTCATCTGAAGCCCGAGTTCGACCGCCGCGTCTTTCTCAAGCGCACGATGCCGACCTTCGAGGCGGACCGGATCCAAGACCGCTATTTCGGACGCGAGATCTCCGGCTACCTCCTGCTCGAAGGGGAGGTCGAAAACCCGGCCCTCTTGGAAAAGATGAAGCGCCTGAAAGAGAGGATGAGGGACTATCCCATCGTCCAAAAAGTCCTCGGGGAACCGGATGTCGAATCGGTGGACGACCTCATCCGAAAGATGGGCCTTTCCGTGCCACCTGCCGTGCCGGTCCGCGAAATCTTTGACCGGATCACCGAGAGTGGAGATACGGCGAATTATGTCCTGAACGAAACCTATCAGGAGGCGGCCAAACACCTCGTTCGTAAGACGGGCGACCGTTACGATGCATTGGCCATGGAATTCGTGATCCAGGAACGCGGCGGCGAGGAGATCAGACAATTTCTCAAGTCACTGGAACGGGACCTTCACGAATTGGGATTCAAGGAGGTCCCGGGCATCCGCGTCTCCCTCGGAGGCGGCGCGATCGCCTACCGGATCGACGAGGGGGCTTATTTCCGCAGCTTCATTTATTCGTTCCTCGTCAGCGTCGTGATCAACTTCCTCGTTCTCTGGCTGTTTTGGAAGAACATTTGGACCGCCCTCCTGGCGATGATCCCCGTCCTATTTTCAGTCGCGTTGACCATGGGTGTCATGCCGCTTGTCGGGCTCAATCTCAACGTGTTGAACCTTTGCATCGGCGTGATCGTCGTGGGACTCGGAGTCGACTATCCGATCCACGTGATCGAGCGTTTTCACGAGGAACTCGAGCGAGCGGGTCCGGACGGACGCCTCCGGGCGGTTGAAACGGCGATGAATCGGATGGGTCCCAGCCTGTGGGCGGCGGCCCTGACAACCATCGTCGGGTTTTCGGCGGCCTGCGTGCTGGCCCTGCCGATCGCGGAAAATTTCGGGCTTCTGACGGGATTCGCGATCCTCGTCGCGTACCTTGCTTCCATCTTTCTCCTTCCGTCCCTTCTCCGTTCCACTCGTCTTAAAGACCCAGGCAGGAACGATTTGGGTCTACGGAATTTTTTGCGCGAAAAAGAGCGCCTCGTCTAA
- a CDS encoding outer membrane lipoprotein-sorting protein produces MVEQLRKNANVSEIEMTIQRPNWSRTLLMDAWDDRAHKRVFIRILKPPKEEGTTFLRLGDNLWSYLPKVEKVLKIPPSMMLQPWMGSDFTNDDLMKESSYTDDYEHRIAGREERDGEKLVRIELLPHPEAPVVWGKVIFWLRESDSLPVQQHFLDEKGNLIKDLRFSEFKKMDGSLVPTRWEIIPETKEGQKTILRILTIDFNPSPPIPEAVFTEKNLRT; encoded by the coding sequence ATGGTGGAACAGTTGCGGAAGAACGCCAACGTCTCCGAAATTGAAATGACGATTCAGCGCCCCAATTGGAGCCGCACCCTTTTGATGGACGCGTGGGATGATCGGGCCCATAAACGGGTCTTCATACGGATCCTGAAACCCCCCAAGGAGGAGGGGACGACCTTTTTGAGGCTGGGAGACAATCTCTGGAGCTATCTTCCCAAAGTCGAGAAGGTGCTGAAAATCCCGCCCTCGATGATGCTCCAGCCCTGGATGGGGAGCGACTTCACGAACGATGATTTGATGAAAGAGTCGAGTTACACCGACGATTACGAACACCGGATCGCGGGCCGCGAGGAACGGGACGGCGAAAAATTGGTGCGGATCGAACTCCTACCCCACCCCGAGGCGCCCGTGGTGTGGGGAAAGGTGATTTTTTGGCTTCGTGAGAGCGACAGCCTTCCCGTCCAGCAGCACTTTTTGGACGAAAAAGGAAACCTGATCAAAGATTTGCGCTTTTCGGAATTTAAAAAGATGGACGGTTCCCTCGTCCCCACCCGATGGGAGATCATCCCCGAGACCAAAGAGGGGCAAAAGACCATCCTGAGAATCTTGACGATCGACTTCAACCCGAGCCCGCCGATCCCCGAGGCCGTTTTCACGGAGAAGAATTTGAGGACTTAG
- a CDS encoding ABC transporter ATP-binding protein, whose amino-acid sequence MSALIELRGVSKLYLNRLFQVNALRNIDLNIQPAEFAVVDGPSGSGKSTLLHLIGALDRPTQGQIVVGEQDLGRLSKNQLSEFRLKKVGFVFQTHNLVWALTALENIEYPLLLLGVERKERREKAFDLLQRVGLSDQSDKRPGEMSGGQRQRISVARAIVTNPAIVLGDEPTANLDSRSAVDLINLFFDLNRQFKTTFLIATHDRDIMKKADRNIRLHDGMVVNS is encoded by the coding sequence GTGAGCGCCTTGATCGAGTTGAGGGGGGTCAGCAAGCTTTATCTCAACCGCCTCTTTCAGGTCAACGCGCTTCGGAACATCGACCTCAACATTCAGCCGGCAGAATTTGCGGTCGTCGACGGACCTTCCGGTTCTGGCAAGTCGACTCTCCTCCACCTCATCGGAGCCCTGGACCGGCCGACCCAGGGCCAGATCGTCGTCGGCGAACAGGATTTGGGCCGTCTCTCGAAGAACCAGCTTTCCGAGTTCCGGCTCAAGAAGGTCGGCTTTGTCTTCCAGACCCATAACCTGGTTTGGGCTCTGACCGCCCTGGAAAATATTGAATATCCGCTTCTCTTGCTCGGCGTTGAAAGAAAGGAACGGCGGGAGAAGGCGTTTGACCTCCTTCAGCGCGTCGGCCTTTCCGACCAGAGCGACAAAAGGCCGGGCGAAATGAGCGGCGGACAACGGCAGAGGATATCCGTCGCGAGGGCCATCGTTACCAATCCCGCGATCGTTCTTGGTGACGAGCCGACCGCCAATCTCGATTCGCGTTCTGCAGTCGATCTCATTAATCTATTTTTCGATCTCAACCGGCAATTCAAAACGACATTTCTCATCGCGACACACGACCGCGACATCATGAAAAAGGCAGACCGGAACATCCGGCTCCACGACGGGATGGTGGTGAACTCTTGA
- a CDS encoding thrombospondin type 3 repeat-containing protein — MGLKKIFRVMIPAAICLLPVTTFAQTTSKPQTLVWHETAIGGTAVSRIDSAGTVQQLFETRAFACPVGQECPMRLAAIPGDTQAVGTEICLSGSGIACFDAAGNLLSELSGNGIGPMVFSTTDRLLYFTDAANTLSAWDPRNPAKPPTRLANVDSSDFVGDYVWDLTYDTAKNQVVGVMSGTDFDFHAIFLQFFVFSPVDLGMTFYSVLDVTNAAREGARPAAAVDSTGRLVATYGDNVYTSVDDGFTWVPGVWRNLPPGQIWVPADVDDLNDLVVADTVGQNVDVLSPDLQDVLQSVAIGAPILDLDVVVPSAPDTDGDGVPDSQDNCPTKPNADQADGDSDGVGNVCDNCPTVANADQTDTDHDGRGDACDNCPLNVNPHQEDSDGDRVGDRCDDATLNAIIEKDLSGAYFAGGKDYLFKLGADGPQFAGAGSGGGDIGLHPNLTNIIDFAPSHVCLGASCAKMVLGTLSDIQQYHWQGVGADGALKLPIDFPDPQLAPRVHWGSAGNFVSNGVEMNIPIAGTDAAVTWQYVLPQGYTATQPVAYAPIEIRDAAGGKVYEISAPVCATNGRQETVTDNGTDVLGIQAAIEESGSPPKTATSGPPDLVGIGWHNNTVSNNIKFQYDAFAGSDSQLASTTIVTQPDGSIDITARCSQAFLDRNRTYGSTRVAVGTEIQVANQVINPPPPGTVVHLRHGVALKNVEGTLNGITFIVHNDGPRTFDGGPIVYSKFPFFGGGCAYEDCAVADTGVAFLGSNIHFAGTSTITSNDGFSGVAVGPGDRDIRNARISGVPETAIHKRSSFLCDGPDDHLTISGAQFALAGAESDIKCTRLTIVGGKDPDAAGNPSLTLAAGGVSMAATKGNVVGWNPITNRYVGGGGPVNPATGSALTDPGTTGIGRLEIKQLIATGQSDPLSPTGTAFSCGQQYGTCALGGWEYSGNVETNEATIRTSGTYPASDISNYEVGVAVSGGPNVDFLTGEPRDSTDANADDVRSLVAGIANASVDQVEIGATTGANINATFANMDIRNTQYTPLLTGYSAANFGCGDPPGPCETAATLYSLPNVGFGEEDFRVATAGGIAAPVRVTLQNTNLGCCDNGAGGLVNCTGGNPIVPRVNSDFLETGELTCTGTNADLKLYGAPACGITLPGAFTSGPDVERWGTALFDIEETGGNYCTASPAGYVNTTYLPAYGGFPAKSVGSIVNTIRASGICYRKADGTCETSPGALLLVADVGDSSLAQKNQELVANASPSLVLSSGIDTDGDGVSDLTEKFVPGCGPAGCDTTTCEGNVALGKEIVKQGNTDGAVNNGIKTAVTLHLDKALMASQDGDLVKCGKRVHAAQSVATNQIHDATLSALFFGTLDSVENLCCQSQ; from the coding sequence ATGGGCCTCAAGAAAATCTTTCGGGTGATGATCCCGGCGGCGATCTGTTTGCTGCCCGTCACGACATTCGCTCAAACAACATCGAAACCCCAGACCCTCGTCTGGCACGAGACGGCCATCGGCGGAACGGCCGTATCGCGGATTGATTCCGCGGGGACGGTCCAGCAACTCTTTGAGACGCGCGCCTTCGCCTGCCCGGTGGGACAGGAATGCCCCATGAGACTCGCGGCGATTCCGGGCGACACACAGGCCGTGGGGACGGAGATTTGCCTTTCCGGCTCAGGGATCGCCTGTTTCGATGCGGCAGGGAACCTCCTCTCGGAACTCTCCGGCAACGGGATCGGTCCGATGGTCTTTTCAACAACGGACCGCCTTCTCTATTTCACCGATGCCGCCAATACCCTGAGCGCCTGGGACCCCAGAAACCCCGCGAAACCGCCGACTCGATTGGCCAATGTCGACTCTTCCGATTTCGTCGGAGATTATGTCTGGGATCTCACCTACGACACCGCCAAGAACCAAGTGGTGGGTGTGATGTCAGGCACCGACTTTGACTTTCACGCCATTTTTCTCCAATTCTTCGTTTTTTCACCGGTCGACCTCGGAATGACCTTTTATTCGGTCCTCGACGTGACCAACGCGGCACGGGAGGGCGCCCGACCTGCGGCCGCCGTCGACTCCACGGGGCGGCTGGTCGCCACTTATGGGGACAATGTCTACACATCGGTTGACGATGGATTCACCTGGGTTCCCGGCGTCTGGCGCAACCTGCCCCCGGGCCAGATCTGGGTGCCCGCCGACGTTGACGATCTCAACGACCTCGTCGTCGCCGACACCGTCGGCCAGAACGTCGATGTCCTCTCGCCCGACCTTCAAGACGTCCTCCAGAGCGTTGCCATCGGCGCGCCCATTTTGGACCTCGACGTCGTCGTCCCCTCGGCGCCCGACACCGACGGGGACGGCGTCCCCGATTCGCAGGATAACTGCCCGACGAAACCCAACGCCGACCAGGCGGACGGCGATTCGGACGGCGTGGGGAACGTCTGTGACAACTGTCCGACGGTCGCCAACGCCGACCAGACGGACACGGACCACGACGGTCGCGGCGACGCGTGCGACAATTGTCCCTTGAATGTTAATCCGCACCAGGAGGACAGCGACGGCGACCGCGTCGGCGACCGGTGTGACGACGCCACGCTGAACGCAATCATCGAAAAGGACCTCTCGGGCGCCTATTTCGCCGGCGGGAAGGACTACCTCTTCAAGCTGGGCGCGGATGGCCCCCAGTTTGCGGGGGCCGGAAGCGGCGGCGGGGATATCGGCCTCCACCCGAACCTGACCAACATCATCGACTTTGCTCCGAGCCATGTCTGTCTGGGTGCCTCCTGCGCGAAGATGGTCTTGGGAACCCTCTCGGACATCCAGCAATACCACTGGCAGGGGGTCGGGGCGGACGGCGCCTTGAAGCTGCCGATCGACTTTCCGGATCCTCAGCTCGCACCGCGTGTCCACTGGGGGAGCGCCGGTAACTTCGTGTCCAACGGGGTGGAGATGAACATCCCCATCGCGGGCACGGACGCGGCCGTCACGTGGCAATACGTGTTGCCGCAAGGGTACACCGCCACACAGCCCGTCGCGTACGCGCCGATCGAGATCCGCGATGCCGCCGGCGGGAAGGTCTATGAGATCAGCGCCCCCGTCTGCGCAACCAACGGGCGACAGGAAACGGTCACCGACAACGGCACCGACGTCCTCGGCATCCAGGCAGCCATCGAGGAGTCGGGCTCGCCGCCCAAGACGGCGACGTCCGGTCCCCCGGATCTCGTGGGCATCGGGTGGCACAACAATACGGTTTCGAACAACATCAAGTTCCAGTACGACGCCTTCGCCGGCAGTGACTCGCAGCTGGCTTCGACCACCATCGTGACGCAACCCGACGGCAGCATCGATATCACCGCCCGGTGCAGCCAGGCCTTCCTCGACCGGAACCGGACCTACGGATCCACCCGCGTGGCGGTCGGCACCGAAATCCAGGTTGCCAATCAGGTCATTAATCCCCCGCCCCCCGGTACCGTCGTCCATCTCCGACACGGGGTCGCGCTCAAGAATGTCGAGGGTACCCTGAACGGCATCACGTTCATCGTCCATAACGATGGTCCCCGCACCTTTGACGGCGGCCCCATCGTCTATTCCAAATTCCCGTTCTTCGGGGGGGGCTGCGCCTACGAGGATTGCGCCGTCGCGGATACCGGAGTGGCCTTTCTCGGAAGCAATATCCACTTCGCGGGAACGTCCACGATCACCTCGAACGACGGTTTCTCGGGGGTCGCCGTCGGACCCGGCGACCGTGACATCCGCAATGCCCGCATCTCCGGGGTTCCGGAAACGGCCATCCACAAACGTTCGAGCTTCCTCTGTGACGGACCGGACGACCACCTGACGATCTCCGGGGCCCAGTTCGCCCTGGCCGGTGCGGAGTCGGATATCAAGTGCACCCGCCTGACGATCGTCGGTGGGAAGGACCCGGACGCAGCCGGGAACCCCAGCCTGACCCTTGCCGCCGGGGGCGTCTCGATGGCCGCCACCAAGGGCAACGTCGTCGGGTGGAACCCCATCACCAACCGATACGTCGGCGGGGGCGGTCCCGTGAATCCGGCGACGGGCTCGGCCCTGACCGATCCAGGCACGACCGGGATCGGCCGTCTGGAGATCAAACAGCTGATCGCGACGGGCCAGTCGGACCCTCTTTCCCCGACGGGCACCGCGTTCAGCTGCGGCCAACAATACGGGACCTGCGCTCTCGGCGGATGGGAGTACAGCGGGAACGTCGAGACCAACGAGGCCACGATCCGGACGTCCGGAACCTACCCGGCGAGCGACATCTCCAATTATGAGGTGGGCGTGGCCGTCTCCGGCGGACCGAACGTGGACTTCCTGACGGGCGAGCCCCGCGACTCCACCGACGCGAACGCGGACGACGTCCGTTCCCTGGTGGCGGGCATCGCTAACGCATCGGTGGACCAGGTCGAGATCGGCGCCACGACGGGGGCCAACATCAATGCGACCTTCGCCAACATGGACATCCGCAACACCCAGTACACGCCCCTGCTCACGGGTTACTCCGCGGCAAACTTCGGCTGCGGCGACCCCCCGGGACCTTGCGAGACGGCCGCTACCCTTTATAGCCTCCCGAACGTCGGGTTCGGCGAAGAGGACTTCCGGGTCGCGACGGCAGGCGGCATCGCGGCGCCGGTCCGAGTCACTCTGCAGAATACGAACCTCGGTTGCTGCGATAACGGCGCCGGAGGTCTCGTCAACTGCACGGGAGGGAACCCGATCGTTCCGAGGGTAAACTCCGACTTCCTCGAAACCGGGGAATTGACCTGCACGGGCACGAACGCCGACCTCAAGCTGTATGGCGCACCCGCCTGCGGGATCACCCTCCCCGGTGCCTTCACCTCGGGACCCGACGTGGAGCGCTGGGGGACCGCGCTCTTCGATATCGAGGAGACCGGGGGCAACTACTGCACCGCGAGCCCGGCCGGATACGTGAATACGACGTATCTGCCCGCATACGGCGGTTTCCCGGCCAAGAGCGTCGGCTCGATCGTCAACACCATCCGGGCCAGCGGGATCTGCTACCGGAAGGCCGACGGCACTTGCGAAACGTCTCCCGGCGCTCTTCTTCTCGTCGCCGACGTCGGCGATAGCAGCCTCGCCCAGAAGAATCAGGAGCTCGTTGCAAACGCCTCCCCGTCCCTCGTCCTGTCCTCCGGAATCGACACGGACGGCGACGGGGTCTCCGACCTGACGGAGAAATTCGTCCCGGGCTGCGGTCCGGCGGGCTGCGACACGACCACGTGCGAGGGCAATGTCGCCCTCGGCAAGGAGATCGTCAAACAAGGTAACACCGACGGCGCCGTCAATAACGGGATCAAGACGGCCGTCACGCTCCACCTGGATAAGGCCCTCATGGCCAGCCAGGACGGCGATTTGGTCAAGTGCGGAAAGAGGGTCCATGCTGCCCAATCGGTCGCAACGAACCAGATCCATGATGCGACCTTGAGCGCCCTGTTTTTCGGCACGTTGGACTCGGTCGAAAACCTGTGTTGCCAGAGTCAATAG
- the dnaK gene encoding molecular chaperone DnaK yields the protein MGKIIGIDLGTTNSVVAVMEGSEPKVIVNEEGSRLTPSVVAFTKDGDVLVGQIAKRQAVTNPENTVYSIKRFMGRKESEVKDEEKMVPYKVVSADNGDAQVTIPNTGKTYSPPEISAKILMKLKKAAEAYLGDKVTQAVITVPAYFNDSQRQATKDAGKIAGLEVLRIVNEPTASALAYGLDKKKDETIAVYDFGGGTFDISILEVGDNVVEVVSTNGDTHLGGDNIDQRIMEFLISEFKKDQGIDVSKDKMVLQRLREAAEKAKIELSSVLETEINLPFLTADASGPKHMTLKLTRAKLEALCEDLLLRSMEPVKKALADAKLSPSDIDEVVLVGGSTRIPRVQEEVKKFFGKDPHKGVNPDEVVALGAAVQAGVLSGEVKDMLLLDVTPLTLGIETLGGVLTKLIERNTTIPTKKSQVFSTASDSQTSVEIHVLQGEREMAKDNRTLGRFVLDGLPPAPRGIPQVEVSFDIDANGILNVSAKDLATNKKQHITITASSGLAKDEIDKLVKDAQAHEGEDKKRREEIEAKNAADALIYSTEKVLSENREKISVKALNDVEKALEDAKKAVKDNETDAIKKTTEALVKASHKMSEEMYKAAQAASGGEEKGDGEDKGSAAGGKKKEPDAVDAEFEEAKE from the coding sequence ATGGGCAAAATCATCGGGATAGACTTGGGAACCACCAACTCCGTCGTGGCCGTCATGGAGGGCAGCGAGCCCAAGGTCATCGTGAACGAAGAAGGCTCGAGGCTGACGCCGTCCGTCGTCGCCTTCACCAAGGACGGGGACGTGCTGGTCGGCCAGATCGCCAAACGCCAGGCGGTCACCAACCCCGAAAATACCGTCTACTCGATCAAGCGCTTCATGGGGCGCAAGGAATCCGAGGTGAAGGACGAGGAGAAGATGGTGCCGTACAAGGTCGTGTCCGCGGACAACGGCGACGCCCAGGTCACAATCCCCAACACCGGCAAGACCTACAGCCCGCCGGAGATCTCCGCGAAGATCTTGATGAAGCTCAAGAAGGCCGCCGAGGCTTACTTGGGCGATAAGGTCACGCAGGCCGTGATCACGGTCCCCGCTTATTTCAACGACAGCCAGCGCCAGGCGACCAAGGACGCCGGCAAGATCGCGGGGCTGGAAGTCCTCCGCATCGTTAATGAGCCAACCGCTTCCGCGTTGGCTTATGGTCTCGATAAGAAGAAGGATGAGACGATCGCCGTCTACGACTTCGGCGGCGGCACGTTCGACATCTCCATCCTGGAGGTCGGCGACAACGTGGTCGAGGTCGTCTCCACCAACGGCGACACGCACCTGGGCGGCGACAACATCGACCAAAGGATCATGGAGTTTCTGATCTCCGAGTTCAAGAAGGACCAGGGCATCGACGTCTCCAAGGACAAGATGGTCCTGCAACGGCTGCGCGAAGCGGCGGAAAAGGCCAAGATCGAGCTCTCCAGCGTGCTCGAGACCGAGATCAACCTGCCTTTCTTGACCGCCGATGCCTCCGGCCCCAAGCACATGACCCTGAAACTCACGCGCGCCAAGCTCGAGGCCCTGTGCGAGGACCTGCTGCTCAGGTCCATGGAGCCCGTGAAGAAGGCCCTCGCCGACGCGAAGCTCTCGCCCTCCGACATCGACGAGGTCGTCCTGGTCGGCGGATCGACCCGCATTCCGCGCGTCCAGGAAGAGGTGAAGAAGTTCTTCGGCAAGGACCCCCACAAGGGCGTGAACCCGGATGAGGTGGTCGCCTTGGGCGCCGCCGTCCAGGCCGGCGTCCTCTCCGGCGAAGTGAAGGACATGCTGCTCCTGGACGTCACCCCGCTGACCCTCGGCATCGAGACCTTGGGCGGCGTCTTGACCAAGCTGATCGAGCGCAACACGACGATCCCCACCAAGAAGAGCCAGGTCTTTTCGACCGCCTCCGACAGCCAGACGTCCGTCGAAATCCACGTCCTCCAAGGCGAGCGCGAGATGGCCAAGGACAACCGGACGCTCGGCCGCTTCGTGCTGGACGGGCTCCCCCCCGCCCCGCGCGGCATCCCGCAGGTGGAGGTCAGTTTCGACATCGACGCGAACGGCATCCTGAACGTCTCCGCCAAGGACCTGGCGACGAACAAGAAGCAGCACATCACCATCACGGCCTCGAGCGGTCTGGCCAAGGACGAGATCGACAAGCTGGTGAAGGACGCACAGGCCCATGAAGGAGAGGACAAGAAGCGCCGCGAGGAAATCGAGGCCAAGAACGCCGCCGACGCCCTCATCTACTCGACGGAGAAGGTCCTGAGCGAGAACCGCGAGAAGATCTCGGTCAAGGCCTTGAACGACGTCGAGAAGGCCCTGGAAGACGCCAAGAAGGCGGTCAAGGATAACGAGACCGACGCGATCAAGAAGACCACCGAGGCCCTGGTCAAGGCCTCGCACAAGATGAGCGAGGAGATGTACAAGGCCGCCCAGGCCGCCTCCGGCGGAGAAGAGAAAGGCGACGGCGAGGACAAGGGGTCCGCCGCAGGCGGAAAGAAGAAGGAACCGGACGCTGTGGACGCGGAGTTTGAGGAGGCGAAAGAGTAG
- a CDS encoding FtsX-like permease family protein: MALLAVVLGLGSLLLIWAFTDGAHGQMTSNIRAMMTGDAQIVPKDLENMVLSTSGVIEDPEQVRTLLRRDPSVAGFAERVIGGGIIFTATHSHPTRLVGVDPVQEKAIGSRPPLQFGRWLTLEDKGGLFMSTTLARFLDLQIGDKVVVTVQDYYGALNGNVLRIIGTGDTGNEYLDSGNVYMLSSTLQGLLSLDKRNSAFVLKIDSRHAIDEAVLSLRPKVASLGLSILSWEELLPMLSQLIRYNEARNFILVLIVLAVVTLGILNTLMMSVVERTFEFGLLMAIGTKPRQVIQMVMLESFFITVIGCSLALLLGAGLTFYFADVGIDLSRFSRTFFNMMIGSRIYPKIVWTHLIPSIFIIFAGNLTVSLYPAWRASRLDPIEALRQVG; the protein is encoded by the coding sequence TTGGCACTCCTGGCGGTTGTGCTGGGACTCGGATCTCTCCTTCTGATCTGGGCATTTACAGACGGCGCGCACGGGCAGATGACGTCAAACATCAGGGCCATGATGACGGGCGACGCGCAGATCGTACCCAAGGATTTGGAGAATATGGTCCTGAGCACCAGCGGCGTGATCGAGGATCCGGAACAGGTCCGGACCCTATTGAGACGTGACCCCTCGGTTGCCGGATTCGCCGAAAGGGTCATCGGCGGGGGAATCATTTTCACGGCGACCCACTCCCATCCGACCCGGCTCGTCGGCGTCGATCCGGTGCAGGAAAAGGCCATTGGAAGCCGTCCCCCCCTGCAATTCGGGAGATGGCTGACCCTCGAGGACAAGGGGGGGCTTTTCATGAGCACAACGCTGGCCCGATTTCTTGATCTTCAAATCGGGGACAAGGTCGTTGTGACGGTTCAGGATTATTACGGCGCCTTGAATGGAAATGTCCTCCGTATCATCGGTACGGGCGATACCGGCAATGAGTACCTGGACAGCGGCAATGTCTATATGTTGAGTTCGACGCTGCAGGGACTTCTCTCATTGGACAAAAGGAATTCCGCGTTTGTTCTAAAGATCGACTCGCGTCACGCGATCGACGAGGCCGTCCTTTCGTTGCGGCCCAAAGTAGCCTCCCTGGGGCTATCGATTCTGAGCTGGGAGGAGCTCTTGCCGATGTTGTCCCAGTTGATCCGATATAACGAGGCCAGGAATTTCATACTGGTCTTGATTGTATTAGCCGTGGTGACCTTGGGGATCTTGAACACGCTCATGATGTCCGTCGTCGAAAGGACCTTTGAGTTCGGCCTCCTCATGGCGATCGGGACCAAACCGAGGCAGGTGATTCAGATGGTGATGCTGGAATCCTTTTTCATCACCGTCATCGGCTGCTCGCTGGCACTTCTCCTGGGTGCGGGGCTGACCTTCTATTTCGCGGACGTTGGCATCGATCTGTCGCGATTTTCGAGGACGTTCTTCAACATGATGATCGGTTCCCGCATTTATCCCAAGATCGTATGGACCCACTTGATCCCTTCCATCTTCATCATCTTCGCCGGAAACCTGACGGTCTCCCTGTATCCCGCCTGGCGGGCGAGCCGGCTCGATCCCATCGAGGCGCTGCGGCAGGTGGGATGA